The following are encoded together in the Alphaproteobacteria bacterium genome:
- a CDS encoding glutathione S-transferase family protein, translating to MADIILHHYPTSPYAEKTRLAFGIKGITWKSVIIPNIMPKPDLMPLTGGYRKTPVMQIGADIYCDTQIIMREIDRRFPAMRLKPAGLEGVTEALSFWADRTLFWAGVGVVMGQIGDQLPDAFKKDRSAFSGRNFDAASLKAMVPVVRDQFYASLCHAEAMLADKRPFLLGDQPTLADVAVYNPVWFVRQRLSPTAAPLDRLPLIGEWATRMARFGHGVNSELSGPDALEIARAAAPDTPAGVDAGDPSGLKAGATVSVTPDDTGKIPVSGELVTLSAHEIAVRRSDEKTGELVVHFPRAGYVVTAA from the coding sequence ATGGCCGACATCATCCTGCACCACTACCCGACCTCGCCCTACGCCGAGAAGACGCGGCTGGCTTTCGGCATCAAGGGCATCACCTGGAAGTCGGTCATCATCCCCAACATCATGCCCAAGCCCGACCTGATGCCGCTGACCGGCGGCTACCGCAAGACGCCGGTCATGCAGATCGGCGCCGACATCTACTGCGACACGCAGATCATCATGCGCGAGATCGACCGGCGCTTTCCGGCCATGAGGCTGAAGCCGGCGGGGCTGGAGGGCGTCACCGAGGCGCTGTCGTTCTGGGCCGACCGCACCTTGTTCTGGGCCGGCGTCGGCGTGGTCATGGGCCAGATCGGCGATCAGCTGCCCGATGCCTTCAAGAAGGATCGCAGCGCGTTCTCCGGCCGCAACTTCGACGCGGCCTCGCTGAAGGCCATGGTCCCCGTCGTACGCGACCAGTTCTATGCCAGCCTCTGCCATGCCGAGGCGATGCTCGCCGATAAGCGCCCGTTCCTGCTCGGCGACCAGCCCACCCTGGCCGATGTCGCGGTCTACAACCCGGTGTGGTTCGTGCGCCAGCGCCTGTCGCCCACCGCGGCGCCGCTCGACCGCCTGCCGCTGATCGGCGAATGGGCCACCCGCATGGCGCGCTTCGGCCATGGCGTGAACAGCGAGCTGAGCGGCCCCGACGCGCTCGAGATCGCCCGCGCCGCAGCGCCCGACACACCGGCCGGCGTCGACGCCGGCGATCCCAGCGGCCTGAAGGCCGGCGCGACGGTCTCCGTCACGCCCGACGACACCGGCAAGATCCCGGTCAGCGGCGAGCTCGTGACGCTCAGCGCCCACGAGATCGCCGTGCGCCGCAGCGACGAGAAGACCGGCGAGCTGGTCGTGCACTTCCCGCGCGCCGGCTACGTCGTCACGGCGGCTTAG
- a CDS encoding glutathione S-transferase N-terminal domain-containing protein, translating to MNLYFAPMACSLATRIAAYEAGAPVDFTQVDTRRKKVADGSDFFAVNPMGQVPALRLDDGSILTENTAVLPYIADRFPAAGLMPAGGDERAQAQQWLGFIGTELHKALFVPLLDRQAPEAMKAYVRDKAGLRLGLLQTHLEGRAFMLDRFTIVDAYLTTVLNWAPYAGVDLAAWPAVQAYHQRMLKRPAVARAVGEEFALYKAEVAKAA from the coding sequence ATGAATCTCTATTTCGCCCCCATGGCCTGCTCGCTCGCCACCCGCATCGCCGCCTACGAGGCCGGTGCACCGGTCGATTTCACCCAGGTCGACACGCGGCGCAAGAAGGTCGCCGATGGCTCGGATTTCTTCGCCGTCAACCCGATGGGCCAGGTGCCGGCGCTGCGCCTCGACGACGGCTCGATCCTGACCGAGAACACCGCGGTGCTGCCGTATATCGCCGATCGCTTCCCGGCCGCCGGGCTGATGCCGGCCGGAGGCGACGAGCGTGCCCAGGCCCAGCAATGGCTGGGCTTCATCGGCACCGAGCTGCACAAGGCGCTGTTCGTGCCGCTGCTCGATCGCCAGGCGCCGGAAGCGATGAAGGCCTATGTGCGCGACAAGGCCGGTCTGCGGCTGGGCCTGCTGCAGACGCATCTCGAGGGCCGCGCCTTCATGCTCGATCGCTTCACCATCGTCGATGCCTACCTCACGACGGTGCTCAACTGGGCGCCCTATGCCGGCGTCGACCTCGCCGCCTGGCCGGCGGTGCAGGCCTATCACCAGCGCATGCTCAAGCGCCCCGCCGTGGCGCGCGCCGTCGGCGAGGAGTTCGCGCTGTACAAGGCGGAGGTTGCGAAGGCGGCATGA
- a CDS encoding TetR/AcrR family transcriptional regulator, producing MVKKDERRPRGRPRAYDPERAMDRATATFWRAGYSATSLDDLTAATGMNKPSLYGAFGDKRALYLAALERYTEAGRVTMVEALRPDLPLRDGLQRVYDSALRFYLPADEAARGCFLIGTATTESVEDADVRKRLRDALRLYDSVFEARLAQAREQGEIAADADPAALARIASAVMHTLALRSRAGDPETMLRDIARAGIDLICVPERRRPKRR from the coding sequence ATGGTAAAAAAAGACGAGAGGCGTCCGCGCGGCCGGCCGCGCGCCTACGACCCCGAGCGCGCCATGGACCGCGCCACGGCGACCTTCTGGCGCGCCGGCTATTCGGCGACCTCGCTCGACGACCTGACGGCGGCGACGGGCATGAACAAGCCCAGCCTCTACGGCGCCTTCGGCGACAAGCGCGCGCTCTATCTCGCGGCCCTCGAGCGCTACACCGAGGCTGGTCGCGTCACCATGGTCGAGGCGCTGCGCCCCGATCTTCCGCTGCGCGATGGATTGCAGCGCGTCTACGACTCGGCGCTGCGGTTCTACCTGCCGGCCGATGAAGCCGCGCGTGGCTGCTTCCTGATCGGCACGGCAACCACGGAATCGGTCGAGGATGCCGACGTGCGCAAGCGGTTGCGCGATGCGCTGAGGCTCTATGACAGCGTCTTCGAGGCGCGTCTCGCGCAGGCCCGCGAGCAAGGCGAGATCGCCGCCGACGCCGATCCTGCCGCCTTGGCGAGGATTGCGTCGGCAGTGATGCACACGCTGGCCCTGCGCTCGCGCGCCGGCGATCCCGAGACCATGCTTCGAGACATCGCGCGGGCCGGAATTGATCTGATCTGCGTGCCCGAACGCAGACGGCCAAAGCGACGGTGA
- a CDS encoding sugar phosphate isomerase/epimerase, whose protein sequence is MTGTPLEMPRLLLAVIGDEIGPSLDDMIDFCAENGVSRLEMRTVGGRNLLGMELDEIAEIAARIHQARLTVPTFVSPVLKWRAPGQADKGGKVDFAFDPDSCPTGDPFQHAFDICIMLGATRLRIFSWLKYDDYQAGDLAGPLGQLCDLADEYGVDLQVENEPVCNVASIADLEALMKTFTHRRIRPLLDICNAFGMGQPPTVEELKALAPRTDHLSFKDRKLAERRTVPVGQGDVPYAELLPVILAGTKSREVLASIETHVPDDPRNATRQNVHALRHLAGHLGVEIV, encoded by the coding sequence ATGACCGGCACGCCCCTGGAAATGCCGCGCCTCTTGCTGGCGGTGATCGGCGACGAGATCGGCCCGTCGCTCGACGACATGATCGATTTCTGTGCCGAGAACGGCGTGAGCCGGCTGGAGATGCGCACGGTCGGCGGCCGCAACCTCCTGGGCATGGAGCTCGACGAGATCGCCGAGATCGCCGCGCGCATCCATCAGGCGCGGCTCACGGTGCCGACCTTCGTGTCGCCGGTCCTGAAGTGGCGGGCGCCAGGCCAGGCCGACAAGGGCGGCAAGGTCGATTTCGCCTTTGATCCCGATTCCTGTCCGACCGGCGATCCGTTCCAGCATGCCTTCGACATCTGCATCATGCTGGGCGCCACGCGGCTGCGCATCTTCTCCTGGCTGAAGTACGACGACTACCAGGCCGGTGACCTCGCCGGCCCGCTCGGCCAGCTCTGCGATCTCGCTGACGAATACGGGGTCGACCTGCAGGTGGAGAACGAGCCCGTCTGCAATGTCGCCTCGATCGCCGATCTCGAGGCGCTGATGAAGACCTTCACCCATCGCCGCATCCGGCCGCTGCTCGATATCTGCAACGCCTTTGGCATGGGCCAGCCGCCCACCGTCGAGGAGCTCAAGGCGCTGGCGCCGCGCACCGACCATCTGTCGTTCAAGGATCGCAAGCTGGCGGAACGCCGGACGGTTCCGGTCGGGCAGGGCGACGTGCCCTATGCCGAGTTGCTGCCGGTGATCCTCGCCGGCACCAAATCGCGCGAGGTGCTGGCTTCGATCGAGACCCACGTGCCAGACGATCCGCGCAACGCCACGCGCCAGAACGTGCACGCGCTGCGCCATCTCGCCGGGCATCTCGGCGTCGAGATCGTCTGA
- a CDS encoding VOC family protein, producing the protein MLGHLSFGVEDLTRAAAFYDAVMAPIGWARVWDSVKGVGYGPPGQGDKLALFPRPGQVVAPGAGFHLAFDAPNRAAVDAFHAAAMAHGGRDLGAPGLRAHYGPTYYAAFVADPDGYKIEAVHQ; encoded by the coding sequence ATGCTTGGTCATCTGTCATTCGGCGTCGAAGACCTGACGCGCGCCGCGGCGTTCTACGACGCGGTGATGGCGCCGATCGGCTGGGCCAGGGTCTGGGACAGCGTCAAGGGTGTGGGCTACGGCCCGCCAGGCCAGGGCGACAAGCTGGCGCTCTTCCCGCGCCCCGGCCAGGTGGTGGCGCCGGGCGCCGGCTTTCACCTCGCCTTCGACGCCCCGAACCGCGCGGCGGTCGACGCCTTCCACGCCGCGGCGATGGCGCATGGCGGCCGCGACCTCGGCGCGCCGGGCTTGCGCGCTCACTACGGCCCGACCTACTACGCGGCCTTCGTGGCCGATCCCGACGGCTACAAGATCGAAGCGGTGCATCAATGA
- a CDS encoding DUF853 family protein, translating to MSDDLSIFVGAGTNDNDQFLLLKYGNRHGLIAGATGTGKTVTLQTIAEGFAAFGVPVFMADVKGDLAGIAQRGGDNPRIVERARQLKIDGFAGRAFPVVLWDLFGEKGHPVRTTVSEIGPLLMARLLDLNPTQEGVLNIVFRIADEQGLLLLDFKDLTALLQWCGENAGQLTTQYGNVSKASVGTIQRALLVLEQQGGEHFFGEPALDLHDMFRRDSSNVGYINVLAADRLMQNPRLYGTFLLWMLSELFESMPEVGDLDRPKFVFFFDEAHLLFDDAPKALVEKIEQVVRLIRSKGVGVYFITQNPLDVPESVLGQLGNRVQHALRAFTPKDQKAVKSAAQTFRANDAFDATKAILELGVGEALVSFLDARGVPSPVERVFVAPPQSRLGPLSDAERNAVARASPIAGKYDQVVDRDSAFEVLMGRAQAQPAPAESGGTRRRGQYGAPPPPPPPLDSPPPSSSWGHGAPPAGEPPPQRGQPRLRHSLPPEEQPGPRGRAPAGSRSDSLGTTIVKSAARTATNIAVREATKAMIGGRGGGIAGSLLRGVLGSILK from the coding sequence ATGAGCGACGACCTCTCGATCTTCGTGGGTGCGGGCACGAACGACAACGACCAGTTCCTGCTGCTGAAGTACGGCAACCGGCACGGCCTGATCGCCGGCGCCACCGGCACGGGCAAGACGGTCACCCTGCAGACGATCGCCGAAGGCTTCGCCGCCTTCGGCGTGCCGGTGTTCATGGCTGACGTCAAAGGCGATCTCGCCGGCATCGCGCAGAGGGGCGGCGACAATCCGCGCATCGTCGAGCGTGCCCGGCAGCTGAAGATTGACGGCTTCGCCGGTCGCGCCTTTCCCGTCGTGCTCTGGGATCTGTTCGGCGAGAAGGGCCATCCCGTGCGCACGACCGTGTCGGAGATCGGCCCGCTGCTGATGGCCCGCCTGCTCGATCTCAACCCGACCCAGGAAGGCGTGCTCAATATCGTCTTCAGGATCGCCGACGAGCAGGGCCTGCTGCTGCTCGACTTCAAGGATCTCACCGCGCTGCTGCAATGGTGCGGCGAGAACGCCGGTCAGCTCACCACGCAATACGGCAACGTCAGCAAGGCGAGCGTCGGCACCATCCAGCGTGCGCTCCTGGTGCTCGAGCAGCAGGGCGGCGAGCATTTCTTCGGCGAGCCGGCGCTCGACCTGCACGACATGTTCCGTCGCGACTCCAGCAACGTCGGCTACATCAACGTGCTGGCCGCCGACCGGCTGATGCAGAACCCCCGGCTCTACGGCACCTTCCTCCTGTGGATGCTGTCGGAGCTGTTCGAGAGCATGCCCGAGGTCGGCGATCTCGACCGGCCGAAGTTCGTTTTCTTCTTCGACGAAGCGCATCTGCTGTTCGACGACGCTCCCAAGGCGCTGGTCGAGAAGATCGAGCAGGTCGTGCGCCTGATCCGGTCGAAGGGAGTCGGCGTCTACTTCATCACCCAGAACCCGCTCGACGTGCCGGAGAGCGTGCTCGGCCAGCTCGGCAACCGCGTCCAGCACGCGCTGCGCGCCTTCACACCGAAGGACCAGAAGGCGGTGAAGTCGGCGGCGCAGACCTTCCGCGCCAACGACGCCTTCGACGCCACCAAGGCGATCCTCGAGCTCGGCGTCGGCGAGGCACTGGTCTCCTTCCTCGACGCCAGGGGTGTGCCGAGCCCGGTCGAGCGCGTCTTCGTGGCGCCACCGCAATCGCGTCTGGGGCCACTCAGCGATGCCGAGCGCAACGCCGTCGCCCGCGCCAGCCCGATCGCCGGCAAGTACGACCAGGTGGTCGATCGCGATTCGGCCTTCGAGGTGCTGATGGGGCGCGCCCAGGCGCAACCGGCGCCCGCCGAGTCCGGCGGTACCCGTCGTCGCGGACAGTACGGCGCGCCACCGCCACCGCCGCCGCCCCTGGACTCGCCGCCGCCGTCATCGTCCTGGGGACACGGCGCGCCGCCCGCGGGGGAGCCGCCGCCGCAGCGCGGCCAGCCGCGCCTGCGTCACTCGCTGCCGCCCGAGGAGCAGCCGGGCCCGCGCGGCCGCGCGCCCGCCGGATCACGCTCCGACAGCCTGGGTACCACCATCGTCAAGAGCGCGGCGCGCACCGCCACCAACATCGCCGTGCGCGAAGCGACCAAGGCGATGATCGGCGGTCGCGGCGGCGGCATCGCCGGCTCGCTGCTGCGCGGCGTGCTGGGTTCGATCCTGAAGTGA
- a CDS encoding SDR family NAD(P)-dependent oxidoreductase, which produces MTKIAVVTGSNRGIGLALVRGLCRLWGGGGVVYLTARRDSDGDAAIALLRGEGLSPEYHRLDLASEDSVTALARHIGRSHGGIDVVIQNGAYAPAPGSPAYADARPMIEANNHGSWRMLRAFRPLLRESARMLVVASGFGTLSRLPEHLQPMLDGDERTPDEIEAAMDSYVEAVEGGTARERGWPDWVNVTSKVGQVALTRAAARQWRADPDMPKDVLLNAVCPGWTITDATRGYLASMPEVSAKTPDEAAADVIWLATLPPDTTAPYGELVQYRKVIPFRG; this is translated from the coding sequence GTGACGAAGATCGCGGTCGTCACCGGCTCCAACCGAGGGATCGGCCTGGCGCTGGTGCGAGGCCTGTGTCGCCTGTGGGGTGGTGGTGGCGTGGTCTATCTCACCGCGCGCCGCGACAGCGACGGCGACGCGGCGATAGCGCTGCTACGCGGCGAAGGCCTGTCGCCGGAATATCACCGCCTCGACCTTGCCAGTGAAGACAGCGTGACGGCGCTCGCGCGGCACATCGGCCGATCGCATGGTGGCATCGACGTCGTGATCCAGAACGGCGCCTACGCGCCGGCACCGGGATCGCCGGCATACGCCGACGCACGGCCCATGATCGAGGCCAACAACCATGGCTCCTGGCGCATGCTGCGCGCCTTCCGGCCGCTGCTGCGCGAGAGCGCCCGCATGCTGGTCGTCGCCAGCGGATTCGGCACGCTGTCGCGGCTGCCCGAGCATCTGCAGCCGATGCTCGACGGTGACGAACGAACGCCGGACGAGATAGAGGCGGCGATGGACTCCTATGTCGAGGCGGTCGAGGGCGGCACGGCCAGAGAGCGCGGCTGGCCCGACTGGGTCAACGTCACGTCGAAGGTCGGCCAGGTGGCGCTGACGCGCGCCGCGGCCCGGCAATGGCGCGCCGACCCTGACATGCCGAAGGACGTGCTGCTCAACGCCGTGTGCCCGGGCTGGACGATCACCGATGCGACACGTGGTTACCTCGCGAGCATGCCCGAGGTGAGCGCCAAGACGCCGGACGAGGCAGCGGCCGATGTCATCTGGTTGGCGACCCTGCCGCCGGACACGACGGCGCCCTACGGCGAGCTGGTGCAGTACCGCAAGGTCATCCCGTTCCGCGGCTAG
- a CDS encoding isoaspartyl peptidase/L-asparaginase, whose protein sequence is MRMPVLAIHGGCGVPPMGSLSGAQERHAREGLKDALRAGWSVLKDGGVALDAVEAAVIALEEHTAFNAGRGAVFNADGKHEMDAAIMDGRDLKAGAVGGVARIRNPIRAARAVMERTDHVLLIGEGAETLAARAGLEMVAPDWFSTEERRASLLQMKALQAGGDASQASERLKHGTVGAVAIDRAGHLAAATSTGGYTNKLPGRVGDTPLIGAGTYANDATLAYSGTGKGEIFMRSVLGHELHARMAYKGERLTDACDAMVFGELKRLGGGAGLIAVGRDGTVTLPFNTAGMYRGVASEGEGWVSIYDEREAL, encoded by the coding sequence ATGCGCATGCCTGTCCTCGCCATTCATGGCGGCTGCGGCGTTCCGCCCATGGGTTCGCTGAGCGGAGCGCAGGAGCGCCACGCGCGCGAAGGTCTGAAGGATGCGCTACGTGCCGGCTGGTCGGTGCTGAAGGACGGCGGCGTGGCGCTCGATGCAGTCGAGGCGGCGGTGATCGCGCTGGAGGAGCACACCGCGTTCAACGCCGGCCGCGGCGCGGTGTTCAATGCTGACGGCAAGCACGAGATGGACGCCGCGATCATGGACGGGCGCGATCTGAAGGCCGGTGCCGTTGGCGGCGTCGCGCGCATCCGCAATCCGATCCGCGCCGCGCGCGCCGTGATGGAGCGCACCGACCACGTGCTGCTGATCGGCGAGGGCGCCGAGACGCTCGCCGCACGCGCCGGGCTGGAGATGGTGGCGCCGGACTGGTTCTCGACCGAGGAGCGCCGCGCCTCGCTGCTGCAGATGAAGGCGCTGCAGGCCGGAGGCGATGCCTCGCAGGCCAGCGAACGGCTGAAGCACGGCACGGTGGGCGCGGTGGCGATCGACCGCGCCGGCCATCTCGCGGCGGCGACCTCGACCGGCGGCTATACCAACAAGCTGCCCGGCCGTGTCGGCGACACGCCGCTGATCGGCGCCGGCACCTACGCCAACGACGCGACGCTGGCCTACTCGGGCACCGGCAAGGGCGAGATCTTCATGCGCTCCGTGTTGGGCCACGAGCTGCACGCGCGCATGGCCTACAAGGGCGAGCGCCTGACCGACGCCTGCGACGCCATGGTGTTCGGCGAGCTCAAGCGCCTGGGCGGCGGCGCCGGGCTGATCGCCGTCGGCCGCGACGGCACCGTCACGCTGCCCTTCAACACCGCTGGCATGTATCGCGGCGTCGCGTCGGAAGGTGAGGGCTGGGTCTCGATCTACGACGAGCGCGAGGCGCTCTAG
- a CDS encoding N,N-dimethylformamidase large subunit: MVPLTGYVDKVSGAAGDRIAFKVSSRTPGPCTATLVRIIHADPNPAGPGMKIEDLSSTFTTTFEAREQKIEMGSYVRVDGATALSPLGAITISVLVCPTLPDADDQCVIGRWDADTATGFALLATADGFAAEIGRIGAPTLRLATGRKLRAHAWYRVWLIVDPASRSVRLGQAPLRAEAGWDDAGDAWSPLDATLAHDARRPLFIGAQQARPSARHFNGRIEDPVIVAGAHREIVGQRLDPARPPLGTLAAWDFSRGIDTLDVEDVGPNHLHGVLVNLPTRAVTGSAWSGRAHRWTDAPRDYAAIHFHADDLDDCRWSTDFSFTVPAGLRSGVYGMRLKSAESNDTIPFYVRPEIGKPTARIAVLASTFTHQVYTNHMRSQFDEAFRARMTAWGASPWNPDEYPQYGRSTYNFHLDRSGVCYSTRLRPQLTIRPGFLTFNDARGSGLRHFPADTHLADWLERMGIEFDVITDEDLDDLGLALIKPYACLVTGSHPEYHTPGTLDAIQAYVDGGGKLAYLGGNGFYWKVARSARLPGTLEIRRVGPAIRTWAAEPGEHYNAFDGQLGGLWRHSGRPPQRLAGVGFSGQGRFEGSYYRRLPAADDPRVAWIFDGVGDEILGDFGLSGGGAAGFELDRADVLLGTPRNAIVLATSEKHQSHFVAVPEDVLGIYNTTNGEPADRLIRADMTYMDVSGGGAVFSTGSITFCGSLSHADYDNNVSRILFNVLNRFGGLGRRWPL, encoded by the coding sequence ATGGTTCCGCTGACGGGCTACGTCGACAAGGTGTCCGGCGCGGCTGGTGATCGCATCGCCTTCAAGGTCTCGAGCCGGACGCCCGGCCCCTGCACCGCCACGCTGGTGCGCATCATCCACGCCGATCCCAATCCCGCCGGGCCGGGCATGAAGATCGAGGACCTGTCCTCGACGTTCACCACGACCTTCGAGGCGCGCGAGCAGAAGATCGAGATGGGCTCGTATGTCCGCGTCGACGGCGCCACCGCGCTGTCACCGCTGGGCGCGATCACGATCAGCGTTCTGGTCTGCCCCACCCTGCCCGACGCCGACGACCAGTGCGTGATCGGGCGCTGGGACGCCGACACCGCGACCGGCTTCGCGCTGCTGGCCACGGCCGACGGCTTCGCCGCCGAGATCGGCCGCATCGGCGCGCCGACCTTGCGTCTGGCCACCGGCAGGAAGCTGCGCGCGCACGCGTGGTATCGCGTCTGGCTGATCGTCGATCCGGCGTCGCGCTCGGTTCGGCTGGGTCAGGCGCCCCTGCGCGCCGAAGCCGGCTGGGACGATGCGGGCGATGCCTGGTCGCCGCTCGACGCGACGCTGGCGCACGACGCGCGCCGGCCGCTGTTCATCGGCGCGCAGCAGGCGCGGCCCTCGGCGCGGCATTTCAACGGCCGCATCGAGGATCCCGTCATCGTCGCCGGCGCGCATCGGGAGATCGTCGGGCAGCGTCTCGATCCGGCGCGCCCGCCGCTGGGCACGCTTGCCGCCTGGGATTTCTCGCGCGGCATCGACACGCTCGACGTCGAGGACGTCGGCCCCAACCATCTGCACGGCGTGCTGGTCAACCTGCCGACGCGCGCCGTCACCGGCTCGGCCTGGAGCGGTCGAGCGCATCGCTGGACCGACGCGCCGCGCGACTACGCCGCGATCCATTTCCACGCCGACGATCTCGACGATTGCCGCTGGTCGACCGATTTCAGCTTCACGGTCCCCGCCGGCCTGCGCAGCGGCGTCTACGGCATGCGGCTGAAGAGCGCCGAGAGCAACGACACCATCCCGTTCTACGTGCGGCCAGAGATCGGCAAGCCGACGGCGAGGATCGCCGTGCTCGCCTCGACCTTCACGCATCAGGTCTACACCAACCACATGCGCAGCCAGTTCGACGAGGCGTTCCGCGCGCGCATGACCGCGTGGGGCGCCTCGCCGTGGAATCCCGACGAGTACCCGCAATACGGCCGCTCGACCTACAACTTCCATCTCGACCGCAGCGGCGTCTGCTACTCCACGCGTCTGCGTCCGCAGCTCACCATCCGGCCGGGCTTCCTCACCTTCAACGACGCCAGGGGCTCGGGCCTGCGCCACTTCCCGGCCGACACGCATCTCGCGGACTGGCTCGAGCGCATGGGCATCGAGTTCGACGTGATCACCGACGAGGATCTCGACGATCTCGGCCTCGCGCTGATCAAGCCCTATGCCTGCCTGGTCACCGGCTCGCATCCCGAGTACCACACGCCCGGCACGCTCGATGCGATCCAGGCCTATGTCGATGGCGGCGGCAAGCTCGCCTATCTCGGCGGCAACGGCTTCTACTGGAAGGTGGCGCGCTCCGCGCGACTGCCCGGCACGCTGGAGATCCGCCGCGTCGGTCCGGCGATCCGCACCTGGGCGGCCGAGCCGGGCGAGCACTACAACGCCTTCGACGGCCAGCTCGGCGGGCTATGGCGCCACAGCGGCCGGCCGCCGCAGCGCCTGGCAGGAGTCGGCTTCTCCGGCCAGGGACGCTTCGAAGGCTCGTACTATCGCCGCCTGCCCGCCGCCGATGATCCGCGCGTGGCGTGGATATTCGACGGCGTCGGCGACGAGATCCTCGGCGATTTCGGCCTGAGCGGCGGCGGCGCGGCGGGCTTCGAGCTCGATCGCGCCGACGTGCTGCTGGGCACGCCGCGCAACGCCATCGTGCTGGCCACGTCGGAAAAGCACCAATCGCATTTCGTCGCCGTGCCCGAGGACGTGCTGGGCATCTACAACACGACCAACGGCGAGCCGGCCGACAGGCTGATCCGCGCCGACATGACCTACATGGACGTCTCAGGCGGTGGCGCGGTGTTCTCGACCGGCTCGATCACCTTCTGCGGCAGCCTCAGCCACGCCGACTACGACAACAACGTCTCGCGCATTCTGTTCAACGTGCTGAACAGGTTCGGCGGGCTGGGACGGCGTTGGCCATTGTGA
- the leuB gene encoding 3-isopropylmalate dehydrogenase, giving the protein MAGSNRNLLVLPGDGIGPEVMNEVRKVIAWLGKKRAVGFDIQEDVVGGSALDRHGVPLADATMKTALEADAVLFGSVGGPKWDNVEFDKKPERGLLRLRKEMDLFANLRPAKVFDALVDASALRPEIVKGLDIMIIRELTGGVYFGEPRGVTTLPNGEKEAIDTQRYKTSEIRRVCAVAFELARKRKNKVCSSEKANVMHTGVLWRQEATKLHQESYKDVELSHMYADALAMQLVRWPAQFDVIVTDNLFGDILSDEASMLTGSLGMLPSASLGAPDATGRRKALYEPIHGSAPDIAGKGLANPIAEALSFAMMLRYSFDLGTEADLVEKSIENVLAAGYRTADLLGGKSEGVKKVGTQEMGDAIVKELDRLA; this is encoded by the coding sequence ATGGCCGGCTCCAACCGCAATCTCCTCGTGCTGCCGGGCGACGGCATCGGGCCGGAGGTGATGAACGAGGTGCGCAAGGTCATCGCCTGGCTGGGCAAGAAGCGCGCTGTCGGCTTCGACATCCAGGAAGACGTGGTCGGCGGCTCGGCGCTCGACCGGCACGGCGTGCCGCTCGCCGACGCCACGATGAAGACCGCGCTGGAGGCGGATGCCGTGCTGTTCGGCTCGGTCGGCGGCCCGAAATGGGACAACGTCGAGTTCGACAAGAAGCCGGAGCGCGGCCTGCTGCGCCTGCGCAAGGAGATGGATCTCTTTGCCAATCTGCGCCCGGCGAAGGTGTTCGACGCGCTGGTCGACGCCTCGGCGCTCAGGCCCGAGATTGTCAAGGGCCTCGACATCATGATCATCCGCGAGCTGACCGGCGGCGTGTATTTCGGCGAGCCGCGCGGCGTGACCACCTTGCCCAACGGCGAGAAGGAAGCCATCGACACCCAGCGCTACAAGACCAGCGAGATCCGTCGCGTCTGCGCCGTGGCCTTCGAGCTGGCGCGCAAGCGCAAGAACAAGGTCTGCAGCTCGGAGAAGGCCAACGTCATGCACACCGGCGTGCTGTGGCGCCAGGAGGCGACCAAGCTGCACCAGGAGAGCTACAAGGACGTCGAGCTCAGCCACATGTACGCCGACGCGCTCGCCATGCAGCTGGTGCGCTGGCCGGCGCAGTTCGACGTCATCGTCACCGACAACCTGTTCGGCGACATCCTCTCGGACGAGGCCTCGATGCTGACCGGCTCGCTCGGCATGCTGCCCTCGGCCTCGCTCGGCGCGCCCGACGCCACCGGCCGGCGCAAGGCGCTGTATGAGCCGATCCACGGCAGCGCGCCCGACATCGCCGGCAAGGGCCTGGCCAACCCGATCGCCGAGGCGCTCTCCTTCGCCATGATGCTGCGCTACTCCTTCGACCTCGGCACCGAGGCCGACCTGGTCGAGAAGTCGATCGAGAACGTGCTCGCCGCGGGCTACCGCACCGCCGATCTGCTGGGCGGCAAGAGCGAGGGCGTGAAGAAGGTCGGCACCCAGGAAATGGGCGACGCCATCGTCAAGGAGCTCGACCGCCTGGCGTGA